GTTTGTTTGATTTTGGTGTCACTTGGAACAGAAGGCTTGACAGCTATTTTTGAATCAGGGAAAGACTTTGGTCAATGGTTGTCTGGCTTGTTTTAGAAAGAGGTTAAAATATGGAAAAGAATCACATAATTTTTGCACTGAAACTTTTTATTATAGGAGCTTTATTAGGAATACTTGCCGGAGCTCTTGGAGTTAAACCTTTAGGTATTAGCCAAGAGCAAGTAATCCCTGTCTTGTTCTCAATCTTTTTTGGTCTAGGGCTGATTACGGCAATCCTAACATTTTATTTCACTAGAAAAAGTCATCAGGCTTATCAGAATTATCAACGAGAAGAAGAGGATGAAGGAAATGAGCAAGACTATCTTGCTATGTATCGTTTCTTGGATTATGGTACGGTAGCTTGGAATGTTTCTCAAATTAGTATGCTATTCTGTATGCTTTTAGACTTAGGAAGATTTGGCATATCAGCAACATCCTTACTTTTGATAGTTGTAAGTATTTGGTCGGGTGTTTACTGCCTCAAAATCACTAGCAAGATTCGTAACTATAAACTTTCTGTTATGGCCACACCCAAGGAAGTTTTGGACTACCTTGACACTTATGATGAGGGAGAAAAACAGGCCGAGATGGAAGAAGCTTACTTGATCTTGTTCAAGGTCAATCAACT
The sequence above is a segment of the Streptococcus oralis ATCC 35037 genome. Coding sequences within it:
- a CDS encoding DUF3169 family protein, which codes for MEKNHIIFALKLFIIGALLGILAGALGVKPLGISQEQVIPVLFSIFFGLGLITAILTFYFTRKSHQAYQNYQREEEDEGNEQDYLAMYRFLDYGTVAWNVSQISMLFCMLLDLGRFGISATSLLLIVVSIWSGVYCLKITSKIRNYKLSVMATPKEVLDYLDTYDEGEKQAEMEEAYLILFKVNQLLIPGIYIVLVILSMVLGQVQLVALLVAVVIHLYTNVAQLRKTKRYFK